The following coding sequences lie in one Serinus canaria isolate serCan28SL12 chromosome 12, serCan2020, whole genome shotgun sequence genomic window:
- the LMOD3 gene encoding leiomodin-3 has protein sequence MNMSELGQNSDEDVCPEDIDEDEILANLSPEELKELQSEMEVMAPDPEIPTGMIQRDQTEKPPTGSFDHRSLVDYLYWQKASRRMLEDERVPVTLLPSERRAAEEMEGEADSSSEVAGGRMPGTEEKERHYQNEHVSESRTQSGDTKKDRSDKERVMEEDEKEEAEEEEEDDEEEEEEEEGEEENETELETKKNYTNESSHINQISPKPGNEQGEIKEKPKENEKKISKLNIPQKLALDTSFMKLSARPSGNQTNLEDSLEKVRKNNPDVKELNLNNIENVPKEMLIDFVNAMKKNKNVKTFSLANVGADDNVAFALANMLRENRSITTLNIDSNFISGKGIVAIMRCLQYNETLTELRFHNQRGLLGHQAEMEIARLLKANNTLLKMGYHFELPGPRMVVTNLLSRNLDKQRQKRQEGQRQQQMKEQKELIAMLENGLGLPPGMWEMLGVPLAQLRMQEPPQAPKPPIPAAVSLSKRQENMRPPAPEQPSREKPISFKVVKLKKTQRKPSVPEYVEPAEKTNLKDVIKTLKPVPRRRPPPLVEITPRDQLLNDIRQSNVAYLKPVPLPKQLE, from the exons ATGAACATGTCTGAACTTGGCCAAAACTCCGATGAAGACGTGTGTCCTGAGGACATTGATGAAGATGAAATCCTGGCTAACCTGTCCcctgaggagctgaaggagctgcagagtgagaTGGAAGTCATGGCCCCAGACCCTGAAATCCCGACTGGAATGATACAGAGGGATCAGACAGAGAAACCCCCCACGGGGAGCTTCGACCACAGGTCCCTGGTTGACTACCTGTACTGGCAGAAGGCATCCAGACGCATGCTCGAGGATGAGAGAGTTCCTGTCACCCTCTTGCCCTCTGAg agaagggctgcagaggagatggaaggagaggctgacagcagcagcGAGGTGGCTGGAGGAAGGATGccaggaacagaggaaaaagagagacatTACCAAAATGAGCACGTGTCTGAGTCAAGAACACAATCTGGGGACACAAAGAAAGATAGAAGTGATAAGGAGAGAGTGATGGAGGAGGatgagaaagaagaagcagaggaggaagaggaagatgatgaagaggaagaagaagaagaagaaggagaagaagaaaatgagactgAATTGGAAACAAAGAAGAATTACACCAATGAGAGCAGTCATATCAACCAGATAAGTCCGAAGCCAGGTAACGAACAAggagaaatcaaagaaaaacctaaagaaaatgaaaagaaaatatcaaaattgAACATCCCCCAGAAGTTAGCACTGGATACCAGCTTCATGAAGCTAAGTGCCAGGCCCTCAGGAAATCAAACCAATTTAGAAGACAGTTTAGAAAAAGTCCGAAAAAACAACCCAGACGTGAAGGAGCTCAACCTGAACAACATAGAAAACGTCCCCAAGGAGATGCTGATCGATTTTGTCAATGCcatgaaaaagaacaagaacGTAAAAACGTTCAGCCTGGCCAACGTGGGGGCCGACGACAATGTGGCGTTCGCGCTGGCCAACATGCTGAGGGAGAACAGGAGCATCACCACCCTGAACATCGATTCCAACTTCATCTCTGGCAAAGGCATCGTGGCCATCATGCGCTGCCTGCAGTACAACGAGACGCTGACGGAGCTCCGCTTCCACAACCAACGCGGCCTGCTGGGCCACCAGGCAGAGATGGAGATTGCCAGGCTGCTGAAAGCCAACAACACCCTCCTCAAAATGGGCTATCACTTCGAGCTGCCGGGGCCCAGGATGGTGGTGACCAACCTGCTCAGCAGGAACCTGGACAAGCAGAGGCAAAAGAGGCAAGAggggcaaaggcagcagcagatgaaagAGCAGAAGGAGTTGATAGCAATGCTGGAGAATGGACTTGGGTTGCCTCCTGGGATGTGGGAAATGCTGGGGGTACCGCTGGCCCAGCTGAGGATGCAGGAGCCCCCACaagcccccaaaccccccatccctgcagctgtgtcACTGAGCAAAAGGCAGGAGAACATGAGGCCACCAGCACCCGAGCAGCCATCCAGGGAGAAACCCATCAGCTTCAAAGTGGTCAAGCTGAAGAAAACTCAGCGCAAACCCTCCGTGCCAGAGTACGTGGAGCCCGCTGAGAAAACCAACCTCAAAGATGTCATCAAAACACTTAAACCAGTTCCCAGGAGAAGACCTCCTCCCCTGGTGGAAATAACCCCGAGAGATCAGCTCCTCAACGACATCCGCCAGAGCAACGTCGCCTATCTCAAACCG GTGCCGTTGCCAAAGCAGCTGGAGTGA
- the ARL6IP5 gene encoding PRA1 family protein 3: protein MEVQVAPLRAWDDFFPGSDRFALPDLKDISKWNNRVVSNLLYYQTNYLMVAAALVSIVGFLSPLNMLIGGTVVVLVFLGFVWMSHNKDVLRKLKKQYPTTFVLAIMLSSYFLISYLGDVMVFMFGITLPLLLMFVHASLRLRNIQNKLQNKMEGIGLKKTPMGFILDALEQQEDSINKLADYISKVKE, encoded by the exons atGGAGGTGCAGGTGGCCCCGCTGCGGGCCTGGGACGATTTCTTCCCCGGCTCGGACCGCTTCGCCCTGCCCGATCTCAAGGACATCTCGAAATGGAACAACCGCGTGGTCAGCAACCTGCTCTACTACCAGACCAACTACCTGATGGTGGCCGCCGCGCTCGTCTCCATCGTGGG GTTTCTGAGTCCCCTGAACATGCTCATTGGTGGCACTGTGGTGGTGCTGGTTTTCCTGGGCTTTGTGTGGATGTCACACAACAAGGATGTCCTCCGCAAGCTGAAGAAGCAGTACCCAACCACGTTTGTCCTGGCCATCATGCTGTCTAGCTACTTCCTGATCTCCTACCTGGGAGATGTCATGGTGTTCATGTTTGGGATCACACTTCCTCTCCTCT TGATGTTTGTCCATGCTTCCCTGAGGCTCCGGAACATACAGAACAAGCTGCAGAACAAGATGGAGGGGATAGGCTTGAAGAAGACCCCGATGGGCTTCATACTGGATGCTCTAGAACAGCAAGAGGATAGTATCAACAAACTGGCTGACTACATATCTAAAGTGAAGGAGTAA